attaataatttatttttaagtaatattttgatgttaattaattagataatataattttaatttcaaattataacttttattcctcttgttccaatttaaccatccaaacgctatttatcttattcctagaaacaacttaatttttatccaaatgcaaaattagtctagttcctgcttagaCCAGAACTTGTATCTATCTCTAGAacaagcagttcttacttatacctgaaccaaacgcagcctaaatattttttcacaaataactcctctaaaaaatataattgcagAAATGTCCCTCTTCCACGCTAATCAGTAAGAATTGTTATTGTCATATGTAAGTTGAAcacaaaagtttaaaaaagaATTGTTATTGTgacttaataaaaaaataaatgcgatAATTCAATTACGATGCTGTGGAATTGAACATGGTATATGAATTACgatatttcatttaaaatttttagctgATCCTCTCTGTCTAGCGTGGCGCTTGCGGgaacagaaaaaaagaattgtTCCGGCGAGTGCAATGCTAAATACCCCAAAACATGAGGTATAAATCTTGTACCCTCTTGAGATAATTTAACAGAGCGTTTGGTCCctcaaaaaaagtataaaaaattattttttgaaaagaaaaattttatgaatcATAGTTGAAAACATTATataatcctttttttaaaaaaataattctttaaaaaaaaggctaaattatagaaatctTTATGTTAATAtccgtttttttacttttctcattgttattcaaaaacttacactttattcttttaaaaaataaaaaatattcacagggagTACGCTGTgatgaaatgaccaaattacttCTCATCTTCTTCAGGGTGGGCGTGGACGGAGAGGTGGACGAGGGTGAGGGTGAGACGGCAAAGGCCAGCGAGAGCGCGTGTGTGGGCATGAACAGAAAGATGGGCGAGGACgaggtggcgcggcggaggatgAGAAAAGAGGACGATTTCAGgaatattttggatataaaaaaatagaatataaacgAAATCCTAACGGAACACTAACGGTAAGAatcaaagtgaacattttttattttttaagagggcAAAACGTATTATTTTCGATTGAcagagaaaaaaagtaaaaaaagggaTATTGACAGGggcttttctataatttagcttaAAAAATTAGTACTTaactattatttaaatataaaaataataaaaatgtataatgttattatttaaattcataaatGGTACAATTATAGaccttttttatttgaataataaaGATGCCTCTCATCGCACCCAATAAAGCACATATTCGGTTCAAATCATCAAATGTCACATTGCCAAATGCTCAAATACCCACCAACTATTGAAAATAACAAAACAATCCTTTCTCtccaaaatcttaaatttttttttttcaaaaacttaaattatcgTAGGGCATTGATTGAGAACTATTACGCTAAAGTCCCAGTTTGGTTCTTAAATTATGAGACATGTGATTCTTTAatattcaaagtttaatttattataattttttactcgaaTTTTCAGAATGATTATAATCAAATCttataattcaatttagttaattaaatattaatatattactgatgtaaaagtaatataacagtattgtgattgatgatgcgCATATAATTAAGATGACATATTATTTTTGCATTAGTGATGCATCAATATTTGGTcagctaaattaaattttgagtcaTAATTGTAACGGTTCTGAAAGTTTGAGTCAAAAATTATGGCAAATTAATATTTGAGGACCACGGTATCACCCGTCtgatagtttgaggaccaacaTGTAATTTacccaaattatttttattattacataTTCAACACTTCTCGCGTCGCTTAGACTCGAGGCATTTACATACCTAAGATATGGAataattaaataggagaaaataaaTAGAGTGAAGTATGTAGGAGGACTCAAACGTAGGATGTGCAGTACTTTCTCTCACGTCTAAGCTCGAGACATTTTATAGGCTTAACATGAAATAATTAAATgtcagaaaattaaataaagcaaGGAGGCTGATAAGACTCAAAATCAAAAACTTCaattctgatatcatgttaaataatataaaataataataattaaaaaaaaactaaagaaaaaaaaaatatacggaGTTAATAGTTGTTTTTGAACTTAAATGaacagttaaaaataaaattttcattaaaaataataataaaaaatttaaatttcaaatcggtGGTATTTATCTAGCTCTGGAtggtaagtaaaattttttattaaaattctatctaatttggattgttcaacactgttgaacttacaaacgtgtcacatcgaccattaaaatagttatttttgagatTCTTTGATCACTTGATAAATAATGTCGAAGAATTATGAACTTTAATTTCTAactagttctaatagcgtagatcatatttaacagaatCAATTATCGAATcgaatgtcccatcatcgaaaataatttacaagtatAGAGGCCTTTGCGCTTTTGAAAGCACAAGACGCCTACTCTATGCCACTTATTGTTGGAAAATTAATGGCCAAATCAAGAAGAAAAACATGCACATAATCTATGGGGACAGACTCATATAGGATGTGCTACAACCGAAAGGGAGTATGTTAATTTCCTTTATACAAATCAATGCCAAAATTATTGCCCTTAAGCGATTAAAAGAAATATTCGATATGAAATACTAATCATCGAGCGAAACAAGATCTagaaggctctgataccattgtTGAAAAATTAATGGCCAAATCAAGATGAAAAGTTACATAAATTTTTACGTACTTTTTTTGGTGTTGAATTAACGTTGTAATTACCAAAGTCTGATATCGTCTTGTTTTACGAGTTTCTTGATCCGCCTAAAATCTGTCTCGATCTCATGTTAATTCGTCTTTAGAATTGTTCTTTCTCATCGCAATTCGGCTACTAAAGTTGATCGCAGCATACCGCCCAAATCTGTAGGGTTTCTGATGGTGCCTTAGAGTAAAtccaaaaaagagagaatttcGATGAAgagattattcttttttttttatgtattatttatgACCAATCCCTCATATATTTATAGACCATATGAAAGACGTTAATGCTAATTCTTTCTAATTGAATCTCACacgaataaaaatttaaacagaTTAGAATTTACCTTTagtatttatttcttattatacgtggagtaaaaatattttagataaattttaatatggAGGAATCCTAACACTTTCCATTTTGTGTTTATTTTTCTTAGCCTAGAGGGCTACTAAAGTTCTAAGCACATGGTCTAATTTTCCTTTATGTGAATTATTATTTGTTGTGTTGCTTTTGTGGGGTGAAAAAGCATGGAAAAGTATAAAAAGCAAACACAATTGTGATAAAAGCATGGAGTGGTGCTGCTTTTAAAAGGGCATTGCTTTTAGAATAAGTTTTGCTCCTCCCACAAAGTAATCATTAATCAGAGAgtttgagaaatttttatttttatgtggGAATTGATATTGGTTAAAGttgatataatatattatatatctcatcattatttgatttttttttttttactctgccaatattaatttttagttttacatGGGTCTTTAGTTAAAGGGGGAATTCTTAGcatagataattaattaaaaaaattttcagtttatggtcaatcaaacaatcaaaataaaaaattatttttgtaaaaataacttttttcgCTTTGGCCAAACATGCTCATAATAAAAGTTTGCTGGGCTTTTTTTTTAGGGGGTTGACTCATTTTTTATgaatctcttttttattattatttactgtacaatttatttaaataataaatattataaaattaaattttaattttatattatatattttaaattatatagaaagaTTATGTATAGAAAAttacagaatttaaatttttataatgaaatttaaaactacagttcataaaatttacttttacaCCATATTCACAGAACATTTCTCCCCCACCATTTATCTTCAATTCAGTGTATTGGTATTTGGTACATCAAATGATACATATAAAAAcagctagggctactatactcttataagtatagccctctttgtactcataagttttcgaccattggacgaaaagatgtgcggttaggatgatagtggttcctgATTAGATTAAAAGtagtctcctagggttgagtggatgattggataaatagtatgatctaacggatgaaaatgatcaaaaaagtaaatttaacaacaaaaaacttgtaagtacaaaaataactatattcataagagtatagtagccgaacccaTATAAAAACTTGtaagagtttaaaattttataatagtattttaaaaatttgacgtgtaagatatatttatacattcatGATCAGGCcatgtttggttaggggatagggataggcccttatccttccctttatacccaaacgctaattttttacccaaGAATAGCAGTTCTCGGTTACCTATAATAACCGGTTATAATTATCCCTaccaacacctctattttctatataaaactatataatatttttcttattctatattatctatccaaacgctatttttcttatctccagaaacaacccaattttcatccaaacgctatttttcttatctccataCTTATATCTATTTCTATAATAGTTAGTTCTTGCTTGTACCCGTACCAAACGGTACCCCAGTGCACGATACAATTTCGAATCTGCCGATCCTGCAGCACATCCTGTCGACTCTGACTCATCTCTGTCACATCCCGTCGGAAGAGCAAGGAACCTGTTGATCATGGGATTTACCTGCTTCCTCCTCTTTCCCATATCTCAGTTATTCAGAATCTGTAGACAAAAAAGGGCAAAATTACATGATCTTAAAAGCTTATTCAGAATTTGTACGCATCATTAGATTACAATCTCTTCACTGCTTTGAAAGAAAActgctaaattaaaaatatgaaacacaCAAAATATTGATACATTCATGAGTTGAGCTAGactactctcaaaagcaccaagagattGAATAGTGTTCGATCCAaagactattaataatcaagaagtagatgcaaaaactaaaaacttagaagcaccaaaaaattagtgcttttaaaagtattctagttcaattCTACATTCATTCCATAACAAAAGTACAAATAAAATAGACACAAACATTAATAATTTTCACTCCAAACAAAGGACTTAGTAAAAGATTGTTAAAATCACGAAATTTAATGGTTTGAGGACCAAATAAAACACTTGAGAGTTAAATTAACCTACAGATTCATCAGTCCAAAATAcgaaatttaatagttttgaggaccaaataAAACACTAAATTAACCTACAGATTTATCACTCTtcttggtgaaaaaaaaaaaacaaaggggcAAGCACAAAAACTAGTAAACAATTAGTTATACATGAGCAGTAGAATTGAGGGCATTCAAGCcttaggaaaataaaatttacaaatccaaaaaaaaaaaaagaggaaaaaaaaaacaggagcAAAAGGAAAGAAATTAGCATGAAGCTGGTGTTCAGAATAGTAAAATACATAGCaagttttatttttccttttttcgcCGGCCATGGGGTTTCTGAACTTTGCAGAATAGCATGAACTTGCAGAACATATCGTAACTTAGTCGTAGAACCTCCGCAGGCATTCACCGCGAATAAAATGATTTACAGCAATCCATAAATTTAGACTCCAATTTTGAGTTTGGGAAGTGTTAGAGTAGGATATCAGAAGTCATCGTAGCAGATAAGACTTCAGAGTTTCAACGTGTCCTTACGCTTTGGATTCCAAGGCTAAAAGAATCTTCTTCCTCGGACCCTGAAATCACCAAAAAAAACAATACGAAAGTAAACAATAGATGCAACAAACGATCACGCGAGGGTTTGAAGTTAACAATCTAATTGACAAAATGTAGAACAAGAGGTTGGGCCAGAAGCTTAGTAAAATCAACATTTCATAAACAACATCTTCTTTTTGCATCAGTAAAGAGGGGACAAAGTGATTTTTCACAGGAAAAAAATCGTTCTGAGTTGTTCTCGGTTTTCATAATAAAATGATGtacaggaaaagaaaaaaagtttgtCTCTTTGAAGGTCTCAATATCTAATTCGCCATATAAATGAATTGAGTTATATATTTTGAACGTCATCTTAAAGCATGTTTTGGACATTTCCACAATTCTATATCAGGGGAAGTGTAGTAATCAAGCAAGGAAGAGTTGATATATACATTGTATGCACGTAAACTTGGGAAAAGGAACGTCTGGGgaaagcaaaactggagttatttacatataaaccctaaaacataactatacaaatatattttggtGAAGAGCCTGAATTTCATGTATGCCctccaaaaatttaatttctcatATAAATATCGTGACTTAAAAAATGTGcggctataaaaaaaaaaaaaaaagaatgtagaGTGGAAAGCCAATATCAACCCATGAATTGGATGAATCATCATCTTGAGACAAAATCAAATTCTGCTGATAGATTAGATAACCCTTCAGCTTaagatttatttttgtaaaggATTGCAAACTCGAAGAGTACATATAAAAATTCAGATATATGAGATATAGATATGTAATAGACAATTTTACAAggataaatattggtaaatacACCAAACTGAAATTCTCAGAGGTGTCAACATTACCATTGGAACTCCAAGAGCCTTGAGATCCTCATCTGTCATGTGAAGCAGAGCCGTCATGTCGACCTGCTGGGGCATCATGTTACATGAATAAAGACACAAAAATAGATGAATGGCAACAGAAGGCATATTAAAACCAAAAAGCCGGACCTCCTCTACTTGGAAAGTTATGGAATACTTCTCGAGGCCTAGGGACCTCAGGAAACCATCAACTGATGATTCAGGCTGCACAGTTGAAGAAAGATATCAAgttctataaaaatatttcagcAGCAAACCACAATGGACTGTTCACCAGAGACACGTAATTGAAGGTCAAAAATGTGGGGAGTCAGTTTTATTTAGGATGAATTATGGCCTGGACCTGATCCACAATGGATCACTCGCCTGAGATGCAATCATAAGGTACGTCGATGAATTTGTGATCTACAACACTTAAATGTTTACATGCTAAAAATCATGGTTTTTAATAAGTCTTTTTTTTCCACGTAAGTACATTAGATTTTCTAATAGCGTTGGTTTTCAAGACTACCTGATGCCTAGGTAACTAGTTTCAAAACTAATAATCTTTCATATGTAGATTACTTGGAGGTTGTACATCACATCCAATGGCTTACATTAAGGTTTCTTAGGCCTATAGTGTTGAAAATCATCGGCTGTTTCTTGCTAACTATATGGACCAGATCCACGCAATTATCTCAAATTATAGATCGTTCTGCAATAGATAGTACATTAAGATATGCATGAGCTAATATGGATGTGCTACCACGCATGAGAAAGTaatttagggaaaaaaaaaacagctgcCAAAAGAAGATATCAATGATATATTTGTTCACTGCCTGTTTAAATAAGATTACAACCTTCTGCTGAGATGCCTTCTTAGATGAAGTTGGTTTGGAGATCTTCTTAGTTTCCGGTGCAGGCGCATCTATAGGAGGTTCATATCTCGAGAGTTTGGCAACCTCTGGCTCTGACTTGGTTTTTGAAGGGATATCTCTACTTGGTGGTTGTGAGTGCATAATGCCAGAAAGCTTTTCACGAAGATCTCGGACCCCTGAATCCCTCACGCTGATAGATGATTGTTGGGAGCCTTTCTTCTGAAGCTTCAGCCTTAGATCCCTCGGACCAATGGACTCTAAACGGAACAGTGCATATAAATTAGATGTTATTGTAAAATTCTCTCCCCACTCCCCTCTCCGCACAGGAAAAAAGAGAAGGCTTGTCCTTATCCTAAGAGACAATACAACAGGAAAACAAAGAAAGATATACAGATATATACTTGAAGTTTGAGGTTCTTCATCATCGTGATAAAGGTCGTGCTTCCATTTGTCATCACTTTGGCGTTGCCTGTAGTTCAATAAAATAAGTTAAGCTTGTGTAGGAAGCCCCTACAATATATTTAGCAACTTTGCAATATGCTCAGTTGCAATGTACCAGGGGAAATAAATGATGAATAATGTGACCAAATAGAAAACTATCAACCAGAGATGAGTACAAAAAGGTATGGCCGATGATTTCCAAAAGCAATTGGTAAAGGCTAACTTATTCTAAAAACCCCTACTGCTTAGCATCAATTCTTCTTGCTTACCTTAGAACTCATCTAACAATTGCTAAAagtcttcttctctttctataCCTTCCATCT
The Ananas comosus cultivar F153 unplaced genomic scaffold, ASM154086v1, whole genome shotgun sequence genome window above contains:
- the LOC109705022 gene encoding ankyrin repeat and SAM domain-containing protein 6-like, with amino-acid sequence MYADQIAAARKRSIKDRLNGDLPDDFAPIRQGGVKRQRQSDDKWKHDLYHDDEEPQTSKSIGPRDLRLKLQKKGSQQSSISVRDSGVRDLREKLSGIMHSQPPSRDIPSKTKSEPEVAKLSRYEPPIDAPAPETKKISKPTSSKKASQQKPESSVDGFLRSLGLEKYSITFQVEEVDMTALLHMTDEDLKALGVPMGPRKKILLALESKAF